In a genomic window of Brassica napus cultivar Da-Ae unplaced genomic scaffold, Da-Ae ScsIHWf_764;HRSCAF=1103, whole genome shotgun sequence:
- the LOC106345289 gene encoding transcription factor HY5-like, with protein MSLQRPNGNSSSSSSPKKHKTEESDEEELLMVPDMEAAGSTCVLSSNADDGVNKPEIDQTQNVTSTAKRGRGRDPVDKEYRSHKRLLRNRVSAQEARERKKVYVSDMESRANELQNNNDELEEKISTLMNENTMLRKMLINTRPKADDNH; from the exons ATGTCTCTTCAACGACCCAATGGGAACTCTAGTTCCTCTTCTTCCCCCAAGAAGCACAAAACTG AGGAGAGTGACGAGGAGGAGTTGTTGATGGTTCCTGACATGGAAGCAGCTGGATCAACATGTGTTCTAAGCAGCAACGCCGACGACGGAGTCAACAAACCGGAGATTGACCAGACCCAAAACGTAACTTCAACCGCCAAGCGGGGCCGTGGACGAGACCCAGTCGATAAAGAATACAGAAGCCACAAGAG ATTGTTGAGGAATAGAGTATCGGCACAAGAAGCGAGGGAGAGGAAGAAAGTGTATGTGAGTGATATGGAATCAAGAGCTAACGAGTTGCAGAACAACAATGATGAGCTTGAGGAGAAGATCTCTACTTTGATGAACGAGAACACAATGCTTCGCAAAATGCTTATTAACACTAGGCCTAAAGCTGACGACAATCACTAA
- the LOC106422875 gene encoding auxin-responsive protein IAA31-like, with translation MENSNSYSPYSSSSVDSTKPSPSESSVNLSLSLTFPSTSSQRETSQDWPPIKPRLRDTLKSLRLRLRQRGYNTALFVKVYMEGVPIGRKLDLSTFSGYKSLLENLSHMFDTSVICGTRDRKHHVLTYQDKDGDWMMVGDIPWDMFLETVRRLKITRPERC, from the exons ATGGAGAATTCTAACTCATATTCTCCTTATTCCTCATCCTCCGTAGACAGTACTAAGCCTTCACCTTCTGAATCTTCTGTTAATCTCTCCCTCAGCCTCACCTTTCCTTCTACTTCTTCACAAAG agagaCAAGCCAAGATTGGCCCCCTATAAAACCTCGTTTAAGAGACACACTAAAGAgtcttcgtcttcgtcttcgtcAACGCGGCTACAACACAGCTCTCTTTGTTAAGGTTTATATGGAAGGTGTCCCCATTGGGAGAAAGCTTGATCTTTCCACATTCTCAGGTTACAAGAGTCTATTAGAAAATCTGTCTCACATGTTCGATACATCAGTTATCT GTGGTACTCGAGATAGAAAACACCATGTTTTGACATATCAAGACAAAGATGGAGACTGGATGATGGTCGGTGATATTCCATGGGA TATGTTTCTTGAAACCGTGAGAAGACTGAAGATCACAAGACCGGAGAGGTGTTAA
- the LOC106345287 gene encoding chromatin structure-remodeling complex protein BSH: protein MKASGKGPVKFRMPTAENLVPIRLDIQFEGQRYKDAFTWNPSDPDNEIVVFARRTVKDLKLPPAFFSQISQSIQSQLADFRAYEGQDMYTGEKIIPIKLDLRVNHTLIKDQFLWDLNNFESDPEEFARTLCKDLGVEDPEVGPAVAFAIREQLYEIAVQSVSSARESRLSKKSRRGSDYGSASKASGLSMDLVKLFSFKSSVVRKRKDLDVYEPMVDLLTNEEVDALEAREERHAR from the exons ATGAAGGCTTCAGGGAAAGGTCCCGTCAAGTTCAGGAT GCCTACTGCTGAGAACTTGGTACCTATTCGTTTAGACATTCAATTCGAAGGTCAGCGTTACAAAGATGCCTTCACTTGGAACCCTTCAG ACCCGGATAATGAGATCGTTGTCTTCGCTAGAAGGACTGTTAAAGACTTGAAACTCCCACCTGCGTTCTTCTCTCAGATTTCTCAATCTATTCAG TCTCAGCTCGCAGACTTTCGGGCATATGAAGGACAAGATATGTACACTGGTGAAAAGATCATACCAATCAAG cttgATCTCAGAGTTAATCACACCCTCATCAAGGATCAGTTCTTGTGG GACCTGAACAATTTCGAGAGTGATCCTGAGGAATTTGCAAGGACCTTGTGCAAGGATTTAGGTGTTGAAGATCCTGAAGTTGGA CCTGCTGTTGCATTTGCAATCAGAGAACAACTTTACGAG ATTGCAGTTCAAAGTGTGAGTTCAGCTAGGGAGAGTAGATTAAGCAAGAAAAGCCGCAGAGGATCTGATTATGGTTCTGCGAG CAAGGCAAGTGGCTTGTCAATGGACCTAGTGAAGTTATTCAGCTTTAAGTCCAGTGTAGTTCG GAAAAGGAAAGACTTGGATGTTTATGAACCAATGGTGGATCTGCTAACAAATGAGGAAGTTGATGCTCTTGAAGCCAGAGAAGAGAGGCATGCAAGGTGA